Proteins encoded together in one Microcebus murinus isolate Inina chromosome 16, M.murinus_Inina_mat1.0, whole genome shotgun sequence window:
- the AURKC gene encoding aurora kinase C, producing MSDPKSVVQVGNHEPAGAAGRATPPPSNSTRRCFTIDDFEIGRPLGKGKFGNVYLARLKENHFIVALKVLFKSQIEKEGLEHQLRREIEIQSHLQHPNILRLYNYFHDARRIYLILEYAPRGELYKELQKKQKFDEQQTATIIEELADALTYCHDKKVIHRDIKPENLLLGFRGEVKIADFGWSVHTPSLRRKTVCGTLDYLPPEMIERKTYGEKVDLWCIGVLCYELLVGNPPFESASHNETYRRILKVDVKFPLSMPLGAQDLISKLLRYNPQERLPLAQILKHPWVRAHSRRVLPPCAQMAS from the exons ATGAGTGACCCCAAGTCTGTGGTGCAAGTGGGCAACCATGAGCCCGCAG GTGCAGCAGGCCGGGCAACCCCGCCACCCAGCAACTCGACCAG GCGGTGCTTCACAATTGATGACTTTGAAATTGGGCGTCCTCTGGGCAAGGGGAAATTTGGGAATGTGTACTTGGCTCGCCTTAAAGAAAACCATTTTATTGTGGCCCTGAAGGTTCTTTTCAAGTCCCAGATAGAGAAGGAAGGACTGGAGCACCAGCTACGCAGGGAAATTGAAATCCAGTCACATCTACA ACACCCCAATATCCTAAGGCTGTACAACTACTTCCATGATGCTCGCAGAATATACCTGATCCTGGAATATGCTCCAAGGGGTGAGCTCTACAAGGAGctgcagaaaaaacagaaattcgATGAGCAGCAAACAGCCACG ATAATAGAGGAGTTGGCAGATGCCTTGACTTACTGCCATGATAAGAAAGTGATTCACAGGGATATCAAGCCAGAAAACCTGCTGCTGGGATTCAGGGGTGAGGTGAAGATTGCAGATTTTGGCTGGTCCGTGCACACTCCCTCTCTGAG GAGAAAGACAGTGTGTGGAACACTGGACTATTTGCCTCCAGAAATGATCGAGAGGAAAACATATGGTGAGAAGGTGGATCTGTGGTGCATTGGGGTGCTCTGCTATGAGCTGCTGGTGGGAAATCCACCCTTTGAGAGCGCCTCCCACAATGAGACCTACAGACGCATCCTCAAG GTAGATGTGAAGTTCCCCCTATCGATGCCTTTGGGAGCCCAGGACTTGATCTCCAAGCTTCTCAGATACAATCCCCAGGAGCGGCTGCCCCTGGCCCAGATCCTGAAGCACCCCTGGGTGCGGGCCCATTCGCGGAGGGTGCTGCCTCCCTGTGCTCAGATGGCTTCCTGA